Proteins encoded together in one Janthinobacterium tructae window:
- a CDS encoding tyrosine-type recombinase/integrase, whose translation MNKLSALVVGRTREPGYYGDGGGLVLQVSGAGARSWLFRYSVAGRRHEMGLGSCLAVDLVEARKKARQCRLLLSEGRDPLAMRRQEKQAGMLARARQMTFEQCAASYIAAHRHGWRNAKHVAQWENTLAAYVFPLAGALPVAAIDTDLVVKVLDAIWLSKTETATRIRGRIECILDWATVSGFRQGENPARWKGHLENLLANPNKVSPVKNRPALPWQEIGRFMAALSGQKGIAARALAFAILTAARSGEVRGARWPEIDLEAALWTIPAQRMKAGKEHRVPLSGGALALLRAVPRQGDIIFSGRKRGTQLSDMSLTAVLRRMQFDDITVHGFRSSFRDWCAEAAANAFSREVCEHALAHRLPDRVEAAYRRGDLFDKRIVLMQAWSDFCSNPAPSVV comes from the coding sequence ATGAACAAGCTGTCGGCGCTGGTCGTCGGTCGCACCAGGGAGCCAGGGTATTACGGGGATGGCGGCGGACTGGTGCTGCAAGTATCCGGCGCTGGCGCCAGGAGCTGGCTGTTTCGTTACAGCGTAGCTGGCAGGCGTCACGAAATGGGGCTGGGTTCTTGTCTGGCAGTCGATCTGGTCGAGGCGCGCAAAAAGGCGCGGCAATGCCGTTTGCTGCTGAGCGAAGGGCGCGATCCGCTGGCAATGCGCCGCCAGGAAAAACAGGCCGGGATGCTGGCGCGTGCGCGTCAAATGACCTTTGAACAGTGTGCGGCGTCGTATATCGCGGCGCACCGGCATGGCTGGAGAAATGCCAAACATGTGGCGCAGTGGGAAAACACCCTGGCCGCCTATGTGTTCCCATTGGCGGGGGCGCTGCCTGTCGCGGCGATCGACACCGATCTGGTCGTCAAGGTGCTCGATGCAATCTGGTTGTCAAAGACGGAGACGGCAACGCGCATACGCGGCAGAATCGAATGCATACTCGACTGGGCAACGGTCAGCGGCTTTCGTCAGGGAGAAAATCCGGCGCGCTGGAAAGGCCATCTGGAAAATCTGCTGGCCAATCCGAACAAGGTTTCTCCGGTGAAAAACAGGCCGGCCCTGCCGTGGCAAGAGATCGGCAGATTCATGGCCGCCTTATCGGGTCAGAAAGGGATTGCTGCCAGGGCGCTGGCGTTTGCCATCCTGACGGCTGCGCGCTCAGGAGAGGTCAGGGGTGCGCGGTGGCCGGAGATTGACCTGGAGGCGGCCCTGTGGACGATTCCAGCGCAGCGCATGAAGGCAGGCAAGGAGCATCGCGTGCCGCTCTCTGGTGGGGCGCTTGCGCTGCTGCGCGCAGTGCCGCGTCAGGGGGACATCATCTTTTCAGGCCGTAAGCGTGGCACGCAGTTGTCGGACATGAGTTTGACGGCAGTCTTGCGCCGCATGCAGTTTGACGACATCACCGTGCACGGTTTCCGTTCTTCCTTCCGTGACTGGTGCGCCGAGGCGGCGGCCAATGCCTTTTCACGTGAGGTATGCGAGCATGCGCTGGCGCACCGCTTGCCGGACAGGGTGGAAGCCGCCTATCGGCGCGGCGACTTGTTCGACAAGCGTATCGTGCTGATGCAGG